Proteins from one Listeria weihenstephanensis genomic window:
- a CDS encoding CAP domain-containing protein produces the protein MRFILRTVCVVVVCLFVGYYTDLFFETPTDVNTVDEKSVQQGNVDKNNTTESSPKAETQTSLAAYLNKDVSLLVKNYGDPIRIDASPYSYQNYIFHQNDGLYMQVGVTNNKVQTIYALGDKLPLKPFEIGMTTEKVFLNMKLQSEITFNYEDNYYRFELSEDELNIRPLISLGNGVYAQVNFDKFESKVISVRYFNKLSLIKMHPYEMTYQGDVFKDTVTDEQWKNIDKASDQQVFDISNIFRERYGKKQLEWNEAVAEVAYGHSVDMYENKYFDHDSPTYGTLADRMSRANIDYQKAAENIASNYLDGPAAVEGWLNSAGHRKNLFDNSFTDMGAGTYRKFYTQNFLQK, from the coding sequence ATGCGATTTATTTTACGAACAGTTTGTGTGGTAGTGGTATGTCTTTTTGTGGGCTACTACACCGATCTATTTTTTGAAACACCGACAGATGTTAATACAGTGGATGAGAAGAGTGTGCAACAAGGTAATGTAGATAAAAATAATACGACGGAAAGCAGTCCGAAAGCGGAGACGCAAACGAGTCTTGCTGCTTATTTAAATAAAGATGTGTCATTGCTTGTGAAGAATTATGGTGATCCGATTCGAATAGATGCTTCGCCATATAGCTACCAAAATTATATTTTTCATCAAAATGATGGTTTGTATATGCAAGTGGGTGTAACGAATAATAAGGTACAGACGATTTATGCTTTGGGGGATAAGTTACCGCTCAAGCCGTTTGAGATTGGAATGACGACAGAGAAGGTTTTCTTGAATATGAAATTGCAGTCGGAGATCACGTTTAACTATGAGGATAATTACTATCGCTTCGAGTTATCGGAGGATGAGCTTAATATACGTCCGCTGATTAGTCTTGGGAACGGTGTCTACGCGCAGGTTAATTTTGATAAATTTGAGTCCAAAGTGATCAGCGTTCGGTATTTTAATAAACTTTCACTTATAAAAATGCATCCGTATGAGATGACGTATCAGGGCGATGTTTTTAAGGATACAGTAACGGATGAACAGTGGAAAAATATTGATAAGGCGTCTGATCAGCAAGTGTTTGATATCTCGAATATTTTCCGTGAACGATATGGGAAGAAGCAATTAGAGTGGAATGAGGCTGTGGCTGAGGTCGCTTATGGGCATAGTGTGGATATGTATGAGAATAAATATTTTGATCATGATTCGCCGACATATGGTACGCTTGCGGATCGGATGAGTCGTGCGAATATTGATTATCAGAAGGCGGCGGAGAACATCGCATCTAATTATTTGGATGGACCCGCGGCAGTAGAGGGCTGGCTGAATTCAGCAGGGCACCGCAAAAATCTATTTGACAACAGTTTCACAGATATGGGAGCTGGAACTTATCGGAAATTCTACACGCAGAACTTCTTGCAAAAGTAA
- a CDS encoding YlbF family regulator, with protein MLATMENLALLDVSDDLASMILESEEADRYRECLHKMTTSLPTQQRIKRLAKIKEQYDEVQRFGRYHPDYKEVNRLSRQYKREVDMDEHVAAFRQAEMDLQSLLDEISMILAGAVSENIKVPTGNPFFETKSSCSTGGCGTGGGCGCSA; from the coding sequence ATGCTTGCTACAATGGAAAATCTGGCATTACTTGATGTTTCGGATGATCTTGCATCGATGATTTTGGAGTCAGAAGAGGCAGATCGATATCGCGAATGCCTGCATAAAATGACCACAAGTTTACCAACACAACAGCGTATTAAACGCTTGGCAAAGATAAAAGAGCAGTATGATGAAGTGCAACGTTTTGGTCGCTATCATCCAGATTATAAGGAAGTGAATCGCCTATCCCGCCAGTATAAACGTGAGGTCGATATGGATGAACATGTCGCAGCGTTTCGGCAAGCGGAAATGGATTTACAAAGCTTATTGGATGAAATTAGCATGATCTTGGCAGGTGCTGTCTCGGAAAATATTAAAGTCCCGACTGGGAATCCGTTTTTTGAAACAAAATCTTCTTGTTCAACAGGAGGATGTGGAACGGGTGGCGGTTGTGGCTGTTCAGCTTAA
- a CDS encoding YlbG family protein, translating to MENERQSIIIWMNHLKQVRSLKRFGNVHYVSRKLKYAVLYCDMAEIEEVAAKLSRFHYVKRVELSYRPFLNTEYESKKDMKFRDRMDDVQISI from the coding sequence ATGGAGAATGAACGTCAATCCATTATTATTTGGATGAATCATTTGAAGCAAGTACGTTCTTTAAAGCGTTTTGGAAATGTACATTACGTTTCTAGAAAACTGAAATATGCGGTTCTATATTGCGATATGGCAGAGATTGAAGAAGTTGCCGCTAAATTATCGCGCTTCCATTACGTGAAACGGGTGGAATTGTCGTATCGGCCATTCTTAAACACCGAATACGAATCGAAGAAAGACATGAAGTTTCGTGACCGCATGGATGACGTACAAATTAGCATTTAA
- the rsmD gene encoding 16S rRNA (guanine(966)-N(2))-methyltransferase RsmD, with protein MRVIAGERKGHHLKAVPGTNTRPTTDKIKESLFSIIGPFFDGEKVLDLFAGSGGLGIEALSRGASECVFIDQAQAAIKTVHLNVSACHLEAQAHIFRNESKRALKLLAKNAWAFDLVFLDPPYKKQQLEQLMTSLAELELVNDEALAICEHDADAKLPDEIAGFKKIREERYGITVLSIFEYEKEVAING; from the coding sequence ATGAGAGTTATTGCAGGAGAACGTAAAGGGCATCATTTGAAGGCGGTGCCCGGGACGAATACAAGACCGACGACGGATAAAATTAAGGAATCGCTATTTTCGATTATTGGTCCTTTTTTTGATGGCGAGAAAGTGCTGGATTTGTTCGCTGGAAGTGGTGGACTTGGAATCGAGGCGCTCAGCCGTGGGGCTAGTGAGTGTGTATTTATTGATCAGGCGCAAGCAGCGATTAAGACGGTTCATTTGAATGTGTCGGCGTGTCATTTAGAGGCTCAGGCGCATATTTTTCGGAATGAATCGAAGCGGGCTTTGAAGCTTTTGGCTAAAAATGCGTGGGCGTTTGATTTAGTATTTTTGGATCCGCCTTATAAAAAGCAACAGTTGGAGCAATTGATGACATCACTTGCAGAGCTCGAACTTGTTAACGATGAGGCGCTTGCTATTTGTGAGCATGATGCGGATGCCAAATTGCCAGATGAGATTGCTGGATTTAAAAAAATTCGGGAAGAGCGCTACGGGATTACGGTGCTTTCAATTTTCGAGTATGAGAAGGAAGTGGCGATAAATGGATAA
- the coaD gene encoding pantetheine-phosphate adenylyltransferase, whose product MDKIAVCPGSFDPITNGHLDIITRAAKVFDVLYVAVLNNSSKQSLFDVEERIYLMEQVTKHLPNVRVESASGLLVDYAREKEANAIVRGLRAISDFEYEMQITAMNRVLDDHIETFFIMTSSQYSFLSSSIVKEVARYNGNIAELVPPIVHQALLNKLGNTGEKG is encoded by the coding sequence ATGGATAAAATAGCAGTATGTCCGGGTAGCTTTGATCCGATTACAAATGGTCATTTAGATATTATTACGCGCGCGGCCAAGGTTTTTGATGTGCTTTATGTGGCAGTTTTAAATAATTCGTCGAAGCAATCGCTTTTTGATGTCGAGGAACGGATATATTTGATGGAACAGGTGACGAAACATTTGCCGAATGTGCGTGTGGAAAGTGCGTCTGGATTGCTTGTGGATTATGCGAGGGAAAAGGAAGCAAACGCGATTGTACGTGGGTTACGGGCAATTAGTGATTTTGAATATGAGATGCAGATTACGGCAATGAACCGTGTGCTTGATGATCATATTGAAACGTTTTTTATTATGACGAGTTCGCAGTATTCTTTCCTCAGTTCGAGTATTGTGAAGGAAGTGGCGCGGTATAATGGCAATATTGCTGAGCTGGTGCCGCCGATCGTACATCAGGCGTTGCTAAATAAACTAGGGAATACAGGAGAAAAAGGATGA
- a CDS encoding SepM family pheromone-processing serine protease, translating to MKKNWKKLLAGLIVLALVVAFFVPLPYYVTRPGSADKLSPLVSVEGYPSKSEGVFRLVTIAMGQANIYSYLAAKVMPYQEIEKESDVRGENETDEEYNVRQLSLMNQSKNNAIQVAYKAAGKSVKIEYRGVYVLSVMKDAPAAKYLQAGDLITAIDGKTFESSAEFIKYVRSKKVGDKVEVSYKHQDKSEKASIELIDIDKKGTPGIGISLVDDQKLVTDPAIKIDSEKIGGPSAGLMFTLEIYNHFGKTDWTKGRNIAGTGTIDVDGNVGRIGGIDQKVVAADRDDVEIFFAPDDTVTDEMKKFEPGAVSNYAEAVKTAKAIDSKMKIVPVKTFQDALDYLKTVKEKK from the coding sequence ATAAAAAAGAATTGGAAAAAATTATTAGCCGGTCTGATCGTTTTGGCTTTGGTCGTTGCGTTTTTTGTACCGTTGCCATACTATGTGACGCGGCCCGGTAGTGCGGATAAATTGAGTCCACTTGTTTCGGTGGAAGGATATCCGAGTAAAAGTGAGGGCGTATTTCGCTTAGTGACGATTGCGATGGGGCAGGCGAATATTTATTCATACCTAGCGGCGAAAGTGATGCCATATCAGGAGATCGAGAAGGAATCGGACGTTCGTGGAGAAAATGAAACGGATGAGGAGTATAATGTTCGTCAGTTATCGCTCATGAATCAATCGAAAAATAATGCGATTCAAGTGGCATATAAAGCAGCTGGGAAATCGGTGAAAATAGAGTATCGCGGGGTTTATGTTTTGAGTGTGATGAAAGATGCTCCTGCGGCAAAATACTTACAAGCAGGCGATTTAATCACAGCGATTGATGGGAAAACGTTTGAATCGAGTGCGGAATTTATTAAATATGTTCGCAGCAAAAAAGTTGGCGATAAGGTCGAGGTGAGCTACAAGCATCAAGATAAATCGGAAAAAGCATCGATTGAGTTGATTGATATTGATAAAAAAGGCACGCCAGGTATCGGTATTTCGCTTGTCGATGATCAGAAGCTAGTCACGGATCCTGCCATTAAGATTGATTCCGAAAAAATTGGTGGACCATCTGCTGGTTTGATGTTTACGCTAGAAATTTATAATCATTTTGGTAAGACGGATTGGACAAAAGGGCGTAATATCGCTGGAACAGGGACAATCGATGTTGACGGAAATGTTGGCCGCATCGGTGGTATCGATCAGAAAGTGGTTGCGGCGGATCGTGATGATGTGGAAATTTTCTTCGCACCTGATGATACGGTGACAGATGAGATGAAGAAGTTTGAGCCTGGCGCTGTGAGTAATTATGCAGAGGCAGTGAAGACGGCAAAAGCGATCGATTCTAAAATGAAGATCGTCCCTGTGAAAACGTTCCAAGATGCGCTCGATTATTTGAAAACGGTGAAAGAGAAGAAATAG
- a CDS encoding nucleotidyltransferase — translation MKATGIIVEYNPFHNGHLLHLQEARKQTDEDVVIAVMSGSFLQRGEPALLPKWERAQMAVDAGVDLVVELPFDYATQQAAIFAHGAIEILGSLGVSSIFFGSENGDAKVFSSIAKLVTEESVSFKASIRRFLDDKANSYATAWNSAIRELAPDLTLDLAQPNNILGFHYALAIAEQGKNINIATMSRKSAGYHDQSPAHHSIASATAIRHILLANDWKTAQQYLPDTTLVILQKYRETHSFVTWNDFWPLLRYQLISAPTDQLATIRGVSEGIENRLQQAAIHAATFDDFLAKTTTKRYSTSRIKRTALQILFQQRAHDTASQNYIRLLGMSANGQQYLSQIKKEISLPIVSTASKANPHLIQNDIRAGKLYSLAPSLGDQVLRDFHTTPYRKKP, via the coding sequence ATGAAAGCAACAGGCATTATCGTGGAATATAACCCTTTTCATAATGGCCACTTATTGCATTTACAAGAGGCCAGGAAGCAAACAGACGAAGATGTTGTTATCGCTGTCATGAGCGGATCTTTCCTCCAACGTGGCGAGCCTGCTCTACTTCCAAAATGGGAACGCGCACAGATGGCTGTGGATGCTGGTGTCGATCTTGTCGTCGAACTTCCCTTTGACTATGCAACACAACAAGCCGCTATTTTCGCACATGGCGCCATTGAAATTCTAGGTTCGCTTGGGGTCTCATCGATTTTTTTTGGAAGCGAAAATGGCGATGCAAAAGTGTTCAGCTCGATTGCAAAGCTAGTGACCGAAGAGAGCGTCTCTTTTAAAGCCTCTATACGACGTTTTTTGGACGATAAAGCGAATAGTTACGCTACTGCTTGGAATAGCGCAATTCGTGAACTAGCGCCCGATCTGACGCTTGATTTAGCACAGCCTAATAATATCTTGGGTTTCCATTATGCGCTTGCCATCGCCGAACAAGGGAAAAATATCAATATAGCAACGATGTCCCGAAAAAGCGCAGGCTACCACGATCAAAGTCCAGCGCACCATTCCATCGCGAGCGCTACAGCAATCCGCCATATCTTACTCGCAAACGATTGGAAAACAGCTCAGCAATACTTACCGGATACTACATTGGTCATCCTGCAAAAATATCGAGAAACCCATTCATTTGTCACTTGGAACGACTTTTGGCCTCTACTCCGATATCAGCTTATTTCAGCACCAACTGACCAGTTAGCAACGATACGAGGCGTTTCTGAGGGCATTGAGAACAGGTTACAACAAGCAGCCATTCACGCAGCGACCTTCGATGATTTCTTAGCAAAAACAACAACCAAACGCTACAGCACCTCACGTATCAAGCGAACAGCTTTACAAATACTTTTCCAACAAAGAGCACACGACACAGCATCGCAAAATTACATTCGGCTTTTAGGTATGTCAGCAAACGGCCAACAATACCTCAGCCAAATCAAAAAAGAAATCAGCCTACCGATCGTGAGTACTGCTTCAAAAGCCAATCCCCATCTGATTCAAAACGATATTCGTGCAGGCAAATTATATTCTTTAGCCCCAAGTTTAGGCGATCAAGTTTTACGCGATTTTCACACAACGCCATATAGGAAAAAACCTTAA
- a CDS encoding YceD family protein produces MKWSLIQLQKYRGKKVPIEQEVDVTEYLKEHNHDVRDASPVRVSGDITVRQDSVLIELVLDGTIILPCARTFEDVIYPYHIESVETYVDKEEKVLDEMHHLMDGDKIDVLPVIEELLLLEIPMQVYSDNVENALSEGNDWNIITEEELEQQAKQEETKVDPRLAGLADFFDKKND; encoded by the coding sequence ATGAAATGGTCATTAATTCAACTACAGAAATACCGTGGTAAAAAAGTACCAATAGAGCAGGAAGTTGATGTTACAGAATACTTGAAAGAGCATAACCATGATGTTCGTGATGCAAGCCCTGTGCGTGTGTCTGGTGATATTACGGTGCGCCAAGATTCCGTTTTGATCGAACTTGTTTTAGATGGGACGATTATATTGCCATGTGCCAGAACATTTGAAGATGTTATTTATCCGTATCATATCGAATCTGTGGAAACGTATGTGGACAAAGAGGAGAAAGTGCTGGATGAGATGCATCACCTGATGGATGGCGATAAAATTGACGTGTTACCAGTGATTGAAGAGTTACTTTTGTTAGAAATTCCAATGCAAGTTTACAGTGATAATGTAGAAAATGCGTTGTCAGAAGGAAACGATTGGAACATTATAACGGAAGAAGAGCTGGAGCAACAAGCAAAGCAAGAAGAAACAAAAGTGGATCCTCGTCTTGCAGGATTAGCCGATTTCTTTGATAAAAAGAACGACTGA
- the rpmF gene encoding 50S ribosomal protein L32, with product MAVPFRRTSKAKKRKRRTHFKLQVPGMVECPSCGEYKLSHRICPECGQYNGKEVVETN from the coding sequence ATGGCAGTACCTTTTAGAAGAACATCTAAAGCGAAAAAACGTAAGCGTCGTACGCACTTCAAATTACAAGTGCCTGGTATGGTAGAATGCCCTAGTTGTGGAGAGTACAAACTTTCTCACCGTATTTGTCCAGAATGTGGTCAATATAACGGCAAAGAAGTAGTAGAAACCAACTAA
- a CDS encoding 2-dehydropantoate 2-reductase, with protein MAYQVGIIGAGALGLLYAGLLQENVTLFTRTKEQANLIAEHDGITVITGHDQSRVDVRAIPIDDADFTTTDFLIITVKSYQLENIMETLMKIPPNIPLLFLQNGMGHLTQLSDLPQKTILLGTCEHGAGKIDATTVVWRGAGQTNWAIFRGEANTMLRTIMMVNPEFPFFEQADFKEMVYNKLLANAVINPLTAVLGVPNGALLHNEYWYTLLVSLTREVADVLHREDALEAVVAICKATSANYSSMATDVREKRKTEIASISGAVVALAEEQGKVAPISETLYGLVKGLEGEYLQ; from the coding sequence ATGGCGTATCAGGTTGGCATTATCGGAGCAGGGGCATTGGGCTTATTGTACGCAGGTTTGCTACAGGAAAATGTAACGCTTTTTACTCGAACGAAAGAGCAAGCGAATCTTATTGCAGAGCATGACGGCATAACTGTGATAACTGGGCATGATCAGAGCCGCGTTGATGTTCGCGCGATACCGATAGATGATGCTGATTTCACAACGACAGATTTTCTTATCATAACGGTGAAATCATATCAACTAGAAAATATAATGGAAACACTGATGAAGATTCCTCCCAATATACCACTTTTATTTCTACAAAACGGCATGGGACATCTAACGCAACTTTCTGATCTGCCACAAAAAACAATCTTGCTTGGAACGTGTGAACATGGTGCTGGAAAAATCGATGCGACGACGGTGGTCTGGCGTGGTGCGGGTCAGACAAATTGGGCGATATTTCGAGGCGAGGCAAACACGATGTTACGAACGATTATGATGGTGAATCCTGAGTTCCCTTTTTTTGAGCAAGCGGATTTTAAAGAAATGGTTTATAATAAGTTATTGGCAAATGCGGTGATTAATCCGTTGACGGCTGTTCTTGGTGTGCCGAATGGTGCCTTATTACATAATGAATATTGGTATACGTTGCTTGTGAGTTTGACGAGGGAAGTGGCAGATGTACTGCATCGTGAGGACGCGTTAGAGGCTGTCGTTGCGATATGTAAGGCGACGTCGGCTAATTATTCTTCGATGGCTACAGATGTACGTGAGAAGCGGAAAACGGAGATTGCGAGCATTTCGGGGGCTGTTGTTGCACTTGCCGAGGAGCAAGGCAAAGTCGCCCCGATTTCAGAAACATTATACGGCCTAGTGAAAGGGCTAGAAGGAGAATACTTACAGTGA
- a CDS encoding DUF3397 family protein: MSWLTNITALVIIAPVLIFTVTFMVTQQMTKRTPKAVKRSADVTTFFLILADHFFMIVLFDQSFLLYILLLLFLIGILFVALFAKSQGIINFRKVIRGYWRICFFAFAILYLLLFVIGIVKSIILVF, from the coding sequence GTGAGTTGGTTAACGAATATAACGGCGCTTGTTATCATCGCCCCAGTACTTATTTTTACAGTGACTTTTATGGTGACGCAGCAAATGACAAAAAGAACACCAAAAGCGGTGAAGCGAAGCGCAGATGTGACGACGTTTTTCCTGATCTTAGCGGATCACTTTTTCATGATTGTGCTATTTGATCAGTCGTTTTTGTTGTATATTCTGTTGTTGTTATTCTTGATTGGCATTCTATTTGTCGCGCTATTCGCCAAGTCACAAGGGATTATTAATTTTCGTAAAGTGATTCGCGGTTATTGGCGAATTTGCTTCTTTGCTTTTGCGATCTTATATTTATTGTTATTCGTGATCGGTATTGTAAAAAGTATTATATTAGTTTTTTAG
- a CDS encoding ABC transporter substrate-binding protein → MRDIAYYDMRAFLLERQIDNTATFRLNELAEKWACSDKNVKRKLKKYQELEFCQYQPGQGRGNASKITFAQSFQSEIEDFIRTAVEQENLDKLLGLLQFNIPREWFSSVSSEMNELFGLHTEKGDQDILRLVIARPFSILDPLHTSINMESSLLLQLGDPLVRFDTTTNTVMPCIAHHWKAEHNSTVWTFHIRKGIRFHHGRTLTSTDVYQTLEKAMQKGTVTHWYLKDIARIELPSETKITIHLHTPNPFFIRYLCLGNLVILPHDVPFDEYKWTSTGAFKLTKRSSQKLILEAFDDHFLERPFLDRIEFWLVKDQKNPVITVTNMGNADNTDYTDHATKDYGVNIVTFNFKHCTFAHHRAFREAFYHLLDPQKMLHDLENDEESEASSYFFHKSSPQKRDSSKITALLKSAHYNGEPLRFAILSHAKTIRQGRWVVARAAEFGISLDLQIIDISSEFYQAKWEDIDINMGADVPSSDIEIAFMDFYGNPNLAPQRFWAKKELQQIEELLHQARQCTAFSDRDYFYDQLESFVRDNHLLLFLEHMTKHQFIHATIQTEDKLLYGHLNLKKLWIG, encoded by the coding sequence ATGCGTGACATTGCCTACTACGACATGCGTGCTTTTTTGCTAGAAAGACAAATCGATAACACCGCTACCTTTCGACTGAATGAACTGGCCGAAAAATGGGCATGCAGTGACAAAAACGTCAAGCGAAAACTCAAAAAATATCAAGAACTCGAATTTTGCCAGTATCAGCCTGGTCAAGGACGAGGAAACGCCTCCAAAATAACATTTGCGCAGAGCTTCCAATCAGAAATTGAGGACTTTATCCGCACCGCTGTGGAACAAGAAAATCTAGATAAACTGCTTGGCCTCTTGCAGTTTAATATTCCACGCGAATGGTTTAGCTCGGTTTCCTCCGAAATGAACGAACTATTTGGACTGCATACCGAGAAGGGCGACCAAGATATATTACGCCTCGTCATCGCACGCCCATTTAGCATCCTTGATCCGCTTCATACATCCATCAACATGGAGAGCTCCTTACTTCTTCAACTTGGTGATCCACTTGTTCGCTTCGACACAACAACGAACACCGTCATGCCATGCATCGCGCATCACTGGAAAGCCGAGCATAACAGCACGGTTTGGACATTTCATATTCGAAAAGGAATCCGTTTCCATCATGGTAGAACGTTGACGAGCACTGATGTTTACCAAACGCTTGAAAAAGCGATGCAAAAAGGAACCGTGACTCATTGGTATCTAAAAGATATTGCACGAATAGAGCTCCCGTCCGAAACAAAGATCACGATTCATCTCCATACACCGAATCCTTTCTTCATTCGCTATCTTTGTCTAGGAAACCTTGTTATTCTACCGCACGATGTCCCTTTTGACGAATATAAATGGACGAGCACCGGCGCCTTCAAGCTGACAAAAAGAAGCTCTCAAAAACTAATTCTAGAAGCCTTTGACGACCATTTCCTAGAACGCCCATTTCTCGATCGAATTGAATTTTGGCTTGTGAAAGACCAGAAGAATCCCGTCATCACCGTCACGAACATGGGAAATGCCGATAATACAGACTATACGGATCACGCAACGAAAGATTACGGTGTCAATATCGTTACGTTTAACTTCAAACACTGTACTTTCGCACATCATCGAGCATTCCGAGAAGCTTTCTATCACCTGCTCGATCCACAAAAAATGCTTCATGATCTAGAAAATGACGAGGAATCTGAGGCTTCCAGTTATTTTTTTCATAAGTCTAGTCCACAAAAGAGAGATTCTAGTAAAATAACAGCATTGCTAAAAAGCGCTCATTACAACGGGGAACCATTGCGTTTTGCGATTCTTTCCCATGCAAAAACTATTCGTCAAGGTCGTTGGGTTGTAGCCCGAGCAGCCGAGTTTGGTATTTCACTCGACTTGCAAATCATCGATATAAGCTCCGAATTTTATCAAGCGAAATGGGAGGATATTGATATTAACATGGGTGCTGATGTCCCAAGTAGCGATATCGAGATTGCTTTTATGGATTTTTACGGAAACCCTAATTTAGCACCTCAGCGTTTTTGGGCAAAAAAAGAGCTCCAACAAATAGAGGAGCTACTACATCAAGCGCGGCAGTGCACAGCATTCAGCGATCGCGATTATTTTTACGACCAACTCGAGAGCTTTGTGCGCGATAATCACCTGCTCCTCTTCCTAGAGCATATGACCAAACACCAATTCATCCATGCGACCATCCAGACCGAAGACAAACTCCTATACGGCCACTTAAATTTGAAAAAACTGTGGATTGGCTAA
- a CDS encoding MDR family MFS transporter: MFRTLHPNIKARIGISFLSKLIGSMVFPFMAIYFAKEINIGVAGILLMINIAVQFIASIYGGHLADHIGRRKLMVWGEWVKVGAFALMLLVNSPFIVSPWLTFVALLLIAVSQGFTIPASDAMLIDVSTREERAYMYSINYWANNLSVMIGVVIGGWFFQSYLFELLIGLLVMSLVTTWLTITRISETLVLSERREASDAGIRNLFRSYQKILYDARFLWFTAGGIAVLSIEFQRNNFISVRLADVFPPMLYSFGWLGNIPFDGVKLVSVLTLVNTLMIVLFTAPIAKWVRDRNLQKWMYVGFMVFSFGFALCAFANHIWILFGATVILSVGELLYVPTRQTILADIVDDSMRGTYMAFNGFVFQIGKLIGAGSLMFSPYIGKYGMALFILFCGLVGVLMTFWALKPTTRTVRQE; encoded by the coding sequence ATGTTTCGTACATTGCATCCAAATATAAAAGCGCGGATTGGTATTTCGTTTTTAAGTAAGCTGATTGGTTCGATGGTGTTTCCGTTCATGGCGATTTATTTTGCGAAGGAGATTAACATTGGGGTCGCTGGTATTTTGCTGATGATTAACATCGCGGTACAGTTTATTGCGAGTATTTATGGCGGACATTTGGCAGATCATATCGGACGGCGGAAATTGATGGTGTGGGGAGAGTGGGTGAAAGTTGGTGCGTTTGCCCTGATGCTACTCGTGAATTCGCCTTTTATTGTGTCCCCTTGGTTGACGTTCGTTGCGCTTCTTTTAATCGCGGTATCTCAAGGCTTTACCATCCCTGCGAGTGACGCGATGTTGATTGATGTGAGTACGCGTGAGGAGCGGGCTTACATGTATTCGATTAATTACTGGGCGAATAATTTATCTGTGATGATCGGTGTCGTTATCGGTGGTTGGTTTTTCCAAAGTTATTTATTTGAACTGCTCATCGGGTTGCTTGTGATGTCGCTTGTGACGACTTGGTTGACGATTACGCGGATTTCGGAAACATTAGTGTTGAGTGAAAGACGCGAGGCAAGTGATGCGGGGATAAGAAATTTGTTTCGGAGTTATCAGAAGATTTTGTACGATGCTCGTTTTCTATGGTTCACAGCAGGCGGAATCGCGGTATTGTCGATTGAATTCCAGCGCAATAATTTTATTTCAGTACGGCTAGCCGATGTGTTTCCGCCGATGTTATACAGCTTTGGGTGGCTTGGAAATATACCTTTTGACGGTGTGAAACTGGTGAGCGTGTTGACGTTGGTAAACACATTGATGATTGTACTTTTCACAGCTCCAATTGCAAAATGGGTGCGAGATCGAAATCTGCAAAAATGGATGTATGTTGGATTTATGGTTTTTTCGTTTGGGTTTGCGTTATGTGCCTTTGCGAATCATATTTGGATACTATTTGGCGCCACAGTCATCTTATCTGTCGGAGAATTGCTTTACGTGCCAACGCGGCAAACGATTCTGGCGGATATTGTGGACGATTCGATGCGCGGGACCTACATGGCGTTTAATGGCTTTGTTTTTCAAATTGGAAAATTAATTGGCGCCGGAAGTTTGATGTTTTCGCCGTATATTGGGAAGTATGGCATGGCTTTATTCATCCTGTTTTGCGGGCTTGTTGGTGTGTTGATGACATTCTGGGCGCTTAAACCAACAACGCGGACAGTGAGGCAAGAATAG